In one window of Arachis ipaensis cultivar K30076 chromosome B06, Araip1.1, whole genome shotgun sequence DNA:
- the LOC110263181 gene encoding uncharacterized protein LOC110263181 has translation MRSFLEKKKEGKEVSVNKVVKESNVDAAQFTTHPRGEKRKSHEPEGSVEVLFGVNLVFSSRVRSGVKKQMCLHGFVSGSSAESVWSDQFPFAALAYRVTQNTQDVQLLRTIGKEIIGQYMQVMATRLLCVGRCTEMLGV, from the exons ATGAGGTCATttttggagaagaagaaggaggggaAGGAGGTCTCAGTGAATAAGGTTGTTAAGGAGTCCAATGTTGATGCCGCTCAGTTTACTACTCACCCTCGaggtgaaaaaagaaaaagccatgaaCCTGAAGGGTCGGTTGAGGTTCTGTTTGGTGTTAACTTGGTTTTTAGTTCTAGGGTTAGAAGTGGTGTGAAGAAACAGATGTGTTTGCATGGATTTGTCTCTGGTAGTAGTGCTGAATCTGTTTGGAGTGATCAGTTTCCCTTTGCCGCCTTGGCATATAGGGTTACGCAAAACACCCAAGATGTCCAACTACTGAGGACTATTGGTAAAGAGATCATTGGGCAATATATGCAA GTTATGGCTACTAGGTTACTCTGTGTTGGTCGCTGCACTGAGATGCTGGGGGTTTGA
- the LOC107645839 gene encoding DNA damage-repair/toleration protein DRT102, whose protein sequence is MAADGTATATRPVKIIAGADDFGTPLKDALVSHLRSRNIEVEDLGTSSYYSAGAEVGRLVSESSSSSAVDVRGLVACGTGAGVSIFANKFPGVFAATCLTPADAINARSINNSNVLAVSGKSTTPESAIEIVETWLKTPFKSPCPANDNKPWPEEIQSFLDNSLKEMPEIGKTGTVQDTCAVCCLVKNRELNPIDIIPGGSMKILRESPTSAFVRFKAGSVEPAHHHTFGHDLVVIEGKKSVWNLTKEERYDLTVGDYLFTPAGDVHRVKYYEDTEFFIKWDGHWDMFFDEDLETAKNAIEKELAK, encoded by the coding sequence ATGGCAGCAGACGGCACCGCCACCGCCACTCGCCCAGTCAAAATCATCGCTGGCGCTGATGACTTCGGCACGCCTCTCAAAGACGCTCTAGTCTCCCACCTCCGCTCCCGTAACATTGAAGTCGAAGATCTCGGAACTTCCTCTTACTACTCCGCCGGAGCCGAGGTCGGCCGCCTCGTCTCCGAATCCTCCTCATCCTCGGCCGTCGATGTCCGCGGTCTCGTAGCGTGCGGCACCGGCGCCGGCGTCTCCATCTTCGCCAACAAATTCCCTGGTGTGTTTGCCGCAACATGTCTCACCCCTGCCGACGCGATCAACGCCCGATCCATCAACAACTCCAACGTCCTTGCGGTCTCCGGAAAGTCCACTACACCGGAATCCGCCATTGAGATCGTCGAGACGTGGCTCAAAACTCCGTTCAAGTCCCCTTGCCCGGCAAACGACAACAAACCTTGGCCGGAGGAGATCCAGTCGTTCCTGGACAACTCGCTCAAGGAAATGCCGGAAATCGGGAAAACTGGAACGGTGCAGGACACGTGCGCGGTTTGTTGTCTGGTGAAGAATCGGGAACTGAATCCGATCGATATAATTCCGGGCGGGTCGATGAAGATCCTGAGGGAGAGTCCGACGTCAGCGTTCGTTAGGTTCAAGGCGGGAAGCGTGGAGCCGGCGCACCACCACACATTCGGGCATGACCTGGTGGTGATTGAAGGGAAGAAGAGCGTTTGGAATCTGACGAAGGAGGAGAGATACGATCTGACGGTTGGGGATTACCTGTTCACTCCAGCCGGTGATGTTCATCGGGTTAAGTATTATGAGGACACCGAGTTCTTCATCAAGTGGGATGGCCACTGGGATATGTTCTTTGATGAGGATCTTGAGACTGCTAAGAACGCCATTGAGAAGGAGTTAGCCAAGTGA